The Chitinimonas arctica region GCGGCCAATTCGATCCGCGTGCTGGTGCTGGTGCCTACCCGCGAACTGGCCGAACAGGTATACGAAAGTTTTCGCGGCTATGGCCAGCACCTGCCTTTACGCAGTTACGCGGTCTATGGCGGGGTGAGCATCAATCCGCAGATGATGAAGCTGCGCAAGGGTATCGATGTGCTGGTCGCCACGCCGGGCCGCTTGCTCGATCTGTATCGGCAGAATGCCGTCAAGTTCAACCAGTTGCAGACGCTGGTGCTGGACGAGGCCGACCGTATGCTGGACCTGGGATTTTCACGCGAGCTGGATGCGGTGTTCGCCGCCCTGCCCAAACGGCGGCAAACCCTGCTGTTTTCCGCCACCTTCTCGGCGGAAATCCGCAGTATGGCGGGGGCCATGCTGGTCGATCCCGTCAGCATTGAAATCAGCCGGCCCAACACTACCGCCAAGGCAGTGCGCCAATGGGTAGTGCCGGTGGACAAGAAGCGCAAGACCGAGTTGTTTGGCGAACTGCTGCGGGAAAACCGCTGGGGCCAGGTGCTGGTGTTCGTCAAGACCCGCAAGGGCGTCGAGCAATTGCTGGCGATCTTGCAGGCGCAGGGGATTCGGGCCGACTCCATCCATGGCGACAAATCCCAGCCTAGCCGCTTGCGCGCACTGGAGCGGTTCAAAGCGCTGGAAGTACAGATCCTGGTGGCGACCGATGTCGCCGCGCGCGGCCTGGATATCGACGACCTGCCGGTGGTGGTGAATTTCGATCTGCCCATCGTGGCCGAGGACTATGTCCACCGTATTGGCCGTACGGGGCGCGCGGGCGCTTCGGGCGAGGCGATTTCGCTGGTTTGTGCCGATGAGGCACCGTTGCTGGCGGCGATCGAAGCGATGACCGGACAGTCCCTGCGCCGTGACGAGCAGCCCGGATTCGAGCCCGAGCACCGCGTACCCCAGACCGATGGGCGCGGGCAGTTACTGAAAAAGCCGAAAAAACCGAAAAAACCGAAAAAGCCGAAAAAGCCGAAAAAGCCGAAACCGGCCCTGCCCACTGCCGGGGGCAAGGCGGTTGCAAGCGGACGGGGAGCCGGCAAGGCTACACCGTCCACCAAGCCAAAATCGCCGCGCCTGGCGGCCAGGAAGCCGGCGGGCAAGCCGGGTTAGTAGCTGGACCCTTACCCGTAAGCGCGGCCATCGTTGTCAGCCCCGTGTGGGGCAGCCAATCACACACCGAAGCCCACGAATAAAGTCTGCGCGGTCCTGGCCAGGCGGCTCAACGCCGCCTGGCCAGGACCGGTGCGTTGATGTCTGCCTGCTATCGCCGGGTAGAGATATATATTAATTATGGGTTTTTCTGGCTTGGCAATATTGCTTGAAAGGGGCGGCGCTTACCTGTGCTGCTCTTCGTAGCGGGGAAAGCAGAAGATGATGAAATTTTTCGAGATACATGAATTTAAGTTGTAGATAAAATGAAAAAGCTGATTTATTAGTTGCGCGACAAACCGCTGGTATCGTTTGATGTGGTGGTTTGCGTTGAATGGATTATTTTCATTGATTGTGAAGGATGTTCTGAATTATGGAAATGAGTGTGCAGAATAGGGCGGCGAATATGAGTCCGCAGGGCACGGAAACGGGTTCGCAGCATGTGGGAGTTTTCGTTGGTGGTGGTGCTTCTCTTGTTGGGTTGGCTTGTGGTGCGGAAAAACAAAATCCTCCGAGCAGACTGGATCGATTTGCTTCAAATCTTAAAAAAAAATGGGAGGAAAGTGTTCCAGGTCTCTCCCGGGCCTCAGCGCCTAAAGTGGAAAGAAGGGTGGAGCTATTCGCACCGGGTGATAATGGCCAAGCTGCGCTTGGTGAGCCTCGTAAGGATAAATCAGAAGAAGATTTGGCGGCTCGGGTCGAGCGAGACTCTTTAGCCTTGGAGAAATATCAATTCGCCGAGGAGTTGAGTGGGCCTGGGCATCTCAACGACCTTCTGCGCCTGAAGCGCGATAAATGGGTTGAGGAGGGAAAGGCTGGGGCTTATCTCGTCAGGCATATTGATAAAAATAAAACTCCCGGATTCAGGGTGATGGTACTTAAAGTTACTTATACGCCCTATGTGCCAATCGAAGGGCTGGCCGGAAATGCGAATGCAACAATGACCGATCGCTTGCTGAGTGAATGGCAATCATTTTCTGCTAAAGCCAATTATTATAAAGAGAGCGTTGCTGAAATTGATGCGGTAAAATCAAATCCGGCGGTGAGGGAGCTGTTGGTTCAGTATGAAGTAATGACGGAGGGCGTTGCAATAACGGATGCGGAGTTGAGGGTGGCATTGGTCAAGGCGAAGACGGATGCTGGATTTCATCGGAAGTTGGAAGAAATTTTAAAGAAAATGAAAGTGACGTGTCCGCCTAGGGAAGTGGATGTGATTAGTCGTTGTATCTCACCTAACAGGCTGAAGCAGGTTATGGATATCGACAAGCTGGGCGATTGCCTTGCGGTGGTGGGAAAGTATGGCGAGAATAAATTAGAAAAAGCGATGAAGTCATTCGATGAGCAATTTAAAGTTGAGCAATTGGCACCCCTGGGGGATGAAGGTTGCGAACGGCATGTCAAAGATATGATGAACAATTTTTATGGACCATTCAATCCATTCCAGAACCTCAGGGTATTGAACTGACGCTTGAGTATGCACACAATATTATTGTGTCCCTAGCCGCACTTCCCTGGCCCACCCTGCGTGCTTACGCCAAATGGTGGGCTAGGGGCGGCCACTATCCCATCACCAACCGCCACAAACTCCGCACCGCCTCGCAATACGGATCCAGCTCGGCCAGCGCCGCGTCGCTGGGCGGGTTGCCGTCAAGTCGCTGCTTGTGTTGCAACTCTCTTAGCCGGCGGTAGGCCGTTTGCGCGCCTTCGGCCAAGGGAGGCGCGATCAGTCCGGCCGCCGCAGCCACGCCCAGCAGGGCGATATTGCCGCTATTGGCCAGCAGGGCCGGCAGGCGTTCCGCATCGTTCAAGATCAGATACTGGACGATAAATTCCACATCGACCAGGCCGCCCCGCCGATGTTTGACATCGTCGGGGTTGGCGGGGTGGGTCAGCAGCATCTTGTCGCGCATGCCGGCTACTTCCTCGACCAGCCGCGCGGTTTCGCGGCGGCGGCTGAGGATGGCGCGGCGTACCGCTTCGAATTGCTGTCCTACCGCCGGGTCGCCGGCGGCGAAGCGGGCGCGTGTCAGGGCCTGGTGTTCCCAGACCCAGGCGTTTTCCCGCTGGTACTGCTC contains the following coding sequences:
- a CDS encoding DEAD/DEAH box helicase; the protein is MTFASLGLIDPLLLVLEQLAYHTPTPVQQQAIPAVLAGRDLMAAAQTGTGKTAGFALPLLQRLAAANQPVAANSIRVLVLVPTRELAEQVYESFRGYGQHLPLRSYAVYGGVSINPQMMKLRKGIDVLVATPGRLLDLYRQNAVKFNQLQTLVLDEADRMLDLGFSRELDAVFAALPKRRQTLLFSATFSAEIRSMAGAMLVDPVSIEISRPNTTAKAVRQWVVPVDKKRKTELFGELLRENRWGQVLVFVKTRKGVEQLLAILQAQGIRADSIHGDKSQPSRLRALERFKALEVQILVATDVAARGLDIDDLPVVVNFDLPIVAEDYVHRIGRTGRAGASGEAISLVCADEAPLLAAIEAMTGQSLRRDEQPGFEPEHRVPQTDGRGQLLKKPKKPKKPKKPKKPKKPKPALPTAGGKAVASGRGAGKATPSTKPKSPRLAARKPAGKPG